From one Ursus arctos isolate Adak ecotype North America unplaced genomic scaffold, UrsArc2.0 scaffold_26, whole genome shotgun sequence genomic stretch:
- the SLC6A12 gene encoding sodium- and chloride-dependent betaine transporter isoform X1 yields MHTGTACLTTLLHRLPVHLVAMDRKVAVPEDGPPVVSWLPEEGEKLDQEGEDQVKDRGQWTNKMEFVLSVAGEIIGLGNVWRFPYLCYKNGGGAFFIPYFIFFFTCGIPVFFLEVALGQYTSQGSVTAWRKICPLLQGIGLASVVIESYLNIYYIVILAWALFYLFSSFTSELPWTTCTNAWNTEHCMDFLNRSGARTATPSENFTSPVMEFWERRVLGITSGIHDLGALRWELALCLLLAWVICYFCIWKGVKTTGKVVYFTATFPYLMLVILLVRGITLPGAYEGVIYYLKPDLLRLKDPQVWMDAGTQIFFSFAICQGCLTALGSYNKYHNNCYRDCVALCFLNSATSFAAGFVVFSILGFMAQEQGVPISEVAESGPGLAFIAFPKAVTMMPLSQLWSCLFFIMLIFLGLDSQFVCVECLVTASVDMFPSQLRKSGRRELLILAVAVLCYLIGLFLVTEGGMYIFQLFDYYASSGICLLFLAVFEVICVGWVYGADRFYDNIEDMIGYRPWPLVKISWLFLTPGLCLATFLFSLSKYTPLKYNNIYVYPPWGYSIGWVLALSSMVCVPLFVIVTLLKTQGSFRKRLRQLTTPDPSLPQPKQHLYLHGGTSQDGGPSPAKEGLIVGEKETHL; encoded by the exons ATGCACACAG GCACTGCCTGTCTCACCACCCTGCTCCACCGCCTCCCGGTCCATCTCGTGGCCATGGACAGAAAAGTGGCAGTCCCCGAGGACGGGCCTCCTGTGGTCTCCTGGCTccctgaggagggagagaagttGGACCAGGAAGGCGAGGACCAGGTGAAGGATCGGGGCCAATGGACCAACAAGATGGAGTTTGTGCTGTCAGTGGCCGGGGAGATCATTGGGCTGGGGAATGTCTGGAGGTTTCCCTATCTCTGCTACAAAAATGGAGGTG GAGCCTTCTTCATCCCCTACTTCATCTTCTTCTTCACCTGCGGTATCCCAGTGTTCTTCCTGGAGGTGGCGCTGGGCCAGTACACCAGCCAAGGCAGTGTGACAGCCTGGAGGAAGATCTGCCCCCTTCTCCAGG GCATCGGTCTGGCGTCCGTGGTCATCGAGTCCTATCTGAACATCTACTACATCGTCATCCTCGCTTGGGCCCTCTTCTACCTGTTCAGCTCCTTTACCTCTGAGCTGCCCTGGACAACCTGCACCAATGCTTGGAACACAG AGCATTGCATGGACTTTCTGAACCGCTCAGGAGCCCGCACAGCGACCCCCTCTGAGAACTTCACCTCACCTGTCATGGAATTCTGGGA GAGACGTGTTTTGGGCATCACCTCAGGCATCCATGACCTGGGGGCCCTGCGCTGGGAGCTGGCCCTGTGCCTCCTGCTGGCCTGGGTCATCTGCTACTTCTGCATCTGGAAGGGGGTCAAGACTACAGGCAAG GTTGTCTACTTCACAGCCACGTTTCCCTACCTGATGCTGGTCATCCTCCTGGTCCGAGGCATCACCCTTCCCGGAGCCTACGAGGGCGTCATCTACTACCTGAAGCCCGATTTGCTTCGCCTCAAGGACCCCCAG GTGTGGATGGACGCGGGCACCCAGATCTTCTTCTCCTTCGCCATCTGCCAGGGATGCCTGACGGCCCTGGGAAGCTACAACAAGTACCACAACAACTGCTACAG ggACTGCGTCGCCCTCTGCTTCCTGAACAGCGCCACCAGCTTTGCGGCTGGGTTCGTGGTCTTCTCCATCCTGGGCTTCATGGCCCAAGAGCAGGGGGTGCCCATCTCCGAGGTGGCCGAGTCCG GTCCTGGTCTGGCCTTCATCGCCTTCCCCAAGGCTGTGACGATGATGCCCTTATCCCAGCTGTGGTCCTGCCTTTTCTTCATCATGCTCATCTTCCTAGGGCTGGACAGCCAG tTTGTCTGTGTGGAGTGCCTGGTGACAGCCTCCGTGGACATGTTCCCCAGTCAGCTCCGGAAGAGCGGGCGGCGGGAGCTCCTCATTCTGGCCGTCGCGGTCCTGTGCTACCTGATAGGGCTCTTCCTGGTTACGGAG GGCGGGATGTATATCTTCCAGCTGTTTGATTATTACGCTTCCAGTGGCATCTGCCTGCTCTTCCTGGCGGTGTTTGAAGTGATCTGCGTGGGCTGGGTGTATG GGGCAGATCGTTTCTATGACAACATCGAAGATATGATTGGCTACCGGCCATGGCCCTTGGTGAAGATCTCCTGGCTCTTTCTGACCCCTGGACTTTGCCTG gccaccttcctcttctccttgagCAAGTacacacctctcaaatacaacaACATCTACGTGTACCCTCCCTGGGGCTACTCCATCGGCTGGGTCTTGGCTCTCTCCTCCATGGTCTGCGTCCCACTTTTTGTCATCGTCACCCTTCTGAAGACCCAGGGTTCCTTCAGGAAG CGCCTGCGACAGCTCACCACCCCTGACCCCAGCCTGCCACAACCCAAGCAGCACCTGTATCTGCATGGTGGTACCAGCCAGGACGGCGGGCCTTCCCCAGCAAAGGAGGGACTAATAGTTGGCGAGAAGGAGACTCACTTGTAG
- the SLC6A12 gene encoding sodium- and chloride-dependent betaine transporter isoform X2 gives MDRKVAVPEDGPPVVSWLPEEGEKLDQEGEDQVKDRGQWTNKMEFVLSVAGEIIGLGNVWRFPYLCYKNGGGAFFIPYFIFFFTCGIPVFFLEVALGQYTSQGSVTAWRKICPLLQGIGLASVVIESYLNIYYIVILAWALFYLFSSFTSELPWTTCTNAWNTEHCMDFLNRSGARTATPSENFTSPVMEFWERRVLGITSGIHDLGALRWELALCLLLAWVICYFCIWKGVKTTGKVVYFTATFPYLMLVILLVRGITLPGAYEGVIYYLKPDLLRLKDPQVWMDAGTQIFFSFAICQGCLTALGSYNKYHNNCYRDCVALCFLNSATSFAAGFVVFSILGFMAQEQGVPISEVAESGPGLAFIAFPKAVTMMPLSQLWSCLFFIMLIFLGLDSQFVCVECLVTASVDMFPSQLRKSGRRELLILAVAVLCYLIGLFLVTEGGMYIFQLFDYYASSGICLLFLAVFEVICVGWVYGADRFYDNIEDMIGYRPWPLVKISWLFLTPGLCLATFLFSLSKYTPLKYNNIYVYPPWGYSIGWVLALSSMVCVPLFVIVTLLKTQGSFRKRLRQLTTPDPSLPQPKQHLYLHGGTSQDGGPSPAKEGLIVGEKETHL, from the exons ATGGACAGAAAAGTGGCAGTCCCCGAGGACGGGCCTCCTGTGGTCTCCTGGCTccctgaggagggagagaagttGGACCAGGAAGGCGAGGACCAGGTGAAGGATCGGGGCCAATGGACCAACAAGATGGAGTTTGTGCTGTCAGTGGCCGGGGAGATCATTGGGCTGGGGAATGTCTGGAGGTTTCCCTATCTCTGCTACAAAAATGGAGGTG GAGCCTTCTTCATCCCCTACTTCATCTTCTTCTTCACCTGCGGTATCCCAGTGTTCTTCCTGGAGGTGGCGCTGGGCCAGTACACCAGCCAAGGCAGTGTGACAGCCTGGAGGAAGATCTGCCCCCTTCTCCAGG GCATCGGTCTGGCGTCCGTGGTCATCGAGTCCTATCTGAACATCTACTACATCGTCATCCTCGCTTGGGCCCTCTTCTACCTGTTCAGCTCCTTTACCTCTGAGCTGCCCTGGACAACCTGCACCAATGCTTGGAACACAG AGCATTGCATGGACTTTCTGAACCGCTCAGGAGCCCGCACAGCGACCCCCTCTGAGAACTTCACCTCACCTGTCATGGAATTCTGGGA GAGACGTGTTTTGGGCATCACCTCAGGCATCCATGACCTGGGGGCCCTGCGCTGGGAGCTGGCCCTGTGCCTCCTGCTGGCCTGGGTCATCTGCTACTTCTGCATCTGGAAGGGGGTCAAGACTACAGGCAAG GTTGTCTACTTCACAGCCACGTTTCCCTACCTGATGCTGGTCATCCTCCTGGTCCGAGGCATCACCCTTCCCGGAGCCTACGAGGGCGTCATCTACTACCTGAAGCCCGATTTGCTTCGCCTCAAGGACCCCCAG GTGTGGATGGACGCGGGCACCCAGATCTTCTTCTCCTTCGCCATCTGCCAGGGATGCCTGACGGCCCTGGGAAGCTACAACAAGTACCACAACAACTGCTACAG ggACTGCGTCGCCCTCTGCTTCCTGAACAGCGCCACCAGCTTTGCGGCTGGGTTCGTGGTCTTCTCCATCCTGGGCTTCATGGCCCAAGAGCAGGGGGTGCCCATCTCCGAGGTGGCCGAGTCCG GTCCTGGTCTGGCCTTCATCGCCTTCCCCAAGGCTGTGACGATGATGCCCTTATCCCAGCTGTGGTCCTGCCTTTTCTTCATCATGCTCATCTTCCTAGGGCTGGACAGCCAG tTTGTCTGTGTGGAGTGCCTGGTGACAGCCTCCGTGGACATGTTCCCCAGTCAGCTCCGGAAGAGCGGGCGGCGGGAGCTCCTCATTCTGGCCGTCGCGGTCCTGTGCTACCTGATAGGGCTCTTCCTGGTTACGGAG GGCGGGATGTATATCTTCCAGCTGTTTGATTATTACGCTTCCAGTGGCATCTGCCTGCTCTTCCTGGCGGTGTTTGAAGTGATCTGCGTGGGCTGGGTGTATG GGGCAGATCGTTTCTATGACAACATCGAAGATATGATTGGCTACCGGCCATGGCCCTTGGTGAAGATCTCCTGGCTCTTTCTGACCCCTGGACTTTGCCTG gccaccttcctcttctccttgagCAAGTacacacctctcaaatacaacaACATCTACGTGTACCCTCCCTGGGGCTACTCCATCGGCTGGGTCTTGGCTCTCTCCTCCATGGTCTGCGTCCCACTTTTTGTCATCGTCACCCTTCTGAAGACCCAGGGTTCCTTCAGGAAG CGCCTGCGACAGCTCACCACCCCTGACCCCAGCCTGCCACAACCCAAGCAGCACCTGTATCTGCATGGTGGTACCAGCCAGGACGGCGGGCCTTCCCCAGCAAAGGAGGGACTAATAGTTGGCGAGAAGGAGACTCACTTGTAG